GAGGATAAGGATGCCTGCCCTTTGTGCCGCCAGGATCTTTCAGCTCACCCGAGAATTGGGCCACAAGTCCGATGGGGAGACCATCCAGTGGCTCCTCCATCAAGCGGAGCCCTCCATCATCGCCGCCACCGGCACGGGCACCATCCCCGCGTCAGCtctcgctgccgccgccgccgccgcatccATGTCCCTCCCGGGCGCCACCGCGCCCGCCGGCCTCCACCAGAAGCTCGACGAGTTGGGACAGGAGGCGGGAGCCGCCGCCAGGCCTGGCTGGGCCGTGACGGGGGCCGCTAACCTCGGATGCTCCCATCCTGGCCTGTGGCCGCCCCTGGTGGGTGGGTTCAACTCCGGATTCTTGCATGCCACCGCCACCGTTCCCTCGAGCTCGAATCTTTCGGCCGGAGGCGGAGACTCGGTGAGCAGCTTCATGCAGAGGATCGGCTTGCATGGGTTCGAATTGACCGGCGGGAATCCGGGAGCGGTGAGCTTTGCGTCGATGTTGAGCGGGCATGGCCAGCAGCTGCCAGGGCTGGAGCTCGGCCTCTCGCAGGAGGGGCATATCGGGGCGTTGAATCCTCAGGCCTTGGGCCAATTCTATCTGCAGATGGGTCAGGGAAGGGGAGGAGTTGGTGCTGGTGGAAGTGGGCAGTtccatcttcttcatcatcatcagcatcatcatcatcagcagcagcagcagcagcaaccggCTGGATCTGCAGAGAACGATTCAGAGGGATCAGAACAGTAGAAGGCAGAGATTTGAAGGTGAATTCAGTGAT
This DNA window, taken from Musa acuminata AAA Group cultivar baxijiao chromosome BXJ3-7, Cavendish_Baxijiao_AAA, whole genome shotgun sequence, encodes the following:
- the LOC103992593 gene encoding transcription factor TCP20-like — encoded protein: MDPKGSSKLHQEGLPQSDKREPITSSSAAAAAAESRDLLLSAAAKDEQRRQLAPKRSSNKDRHTKVDGRGRRIRMPALCAARIFQLTRELGHKSDGETIQWLLHQAEPSIIAATGTGTIPASALAAAAAAASMSLPGATAPAGLHQKLDELGQEAGAAARPGWAVTGAANLGCSHPGLWPPLVGGFNSGFLHATATVPSSSNLSAGGGDSVSSFMQRIGLHGFELTGGNPGAVSFASMLSGHGQQLPGLELGLSQEGHIGALNPQALGQFYLQMGQGRGGVGAGGSGQFHLLHHHQHHHHQQQQQQQPAGSAENDSEGSEQ